One window from the genome of Dermacentor silvarum isolate Dsil-2018 chromosome 5, BIME_Dsil_1.4, whole genome shotgun sequence encodes:
- the LOC119453771 gene encoding zinc finger protein 239-like isoform X2 — protein MDQKTESFMSWASFGGLPFHCPANHVKHRCPAVARGQTSQTAAVLSSSCQELPTTGTKRKRGSATMTDSKKIPDSIGACSTKLRGKDAAVTSWECHVCQKILCSRWYLRAHMRVHAGTEPHACTVCGKKFALKGSLVLHNRMHTGEKPHKCSLCPAAFAHSANLNKHVLTHSGERPHECEECGRKFATRSHLVTHTRTHTGEQPWACEECGRRFSVRSNLVCHLRLHSGERPYVCHLCPATFSQKSHLNTHIRAHTQEKPYECQLCLKKFARHENVMSHVHRAHYAENPSTKAVSLSPSSACTPWAGKILRTYSRVGSHGLCNRARVGDAE, from the exons ATGGATCAGAAGACAGAGAGCTTCATGAGCTGGGCTTCCTTCGGCGGTCTCCCCTTCCACTGCCCTGCCAACCACGTCAAACACCGT TGTCCAGCTGTGGCCAGAGGGCAAACTTCTCAAACAGCAGCCGTGCTGTCTAGCTCTTGCCAAGAATTGCCAACAACTGGGACGAAAAGGAAACGAGGTTCTGCCACCATGACTGACAGCAAAAA GATTCCGGACAGCATCGGAGCATGTAGCACCAAGCTAAGAGGCAAGGATGCGGCCGTTACATCCTGGGAGTGCCACGTGTGCCAGAAGATCCTGTGCTCCAGATGGTACCTCCGTGCTCACATGAGGGTGCACGCAGGCACAGAGCCGCATGCTTGCACCGTGTGTGGCAAGAAATTCGCTCTGAAAGGGTCTTTAGTTCTGCACAATCGCATGCACACGGGTGAAAAGCCTCATAAATGTTCACTGTGCCCCGCGGCATTTGCTCACAGTGCCAATCTGAACAAACACGTCTTGACCCACAGCGGGGAGAGACCACACGAGTGCGAAGAGTGCGGCCGGAAATTTGCTACGCGATCACATCTTGTGACCCACACCCGTACGCACACCGGCGAGCAGCCTTGGGCGTGTGAAGAGTGCGGCAGGAGGTTCTCCGTCCGGTCCAACCTGGTGTGCCACCTGCGGTTGCACAGCGGAGAGCGGCCGTACGTCTGCCACTTGTGTCCAGCCACTTTCTCTCAAAAGAGTCACCTCAACACTCACATCCGTGCGCACACGCAAGAAAAACCCTACGAGTGCCAACTTTGTCTGAAGAAATTTGCTCGGCATGAGAATGTTATGAGCCACGTGCACAGGGCACACTACGCAGAGAATCCCAGCACCAAGGCGGTGTCTCTCTCACCGAGCAGCGCCTGCACGCCGTGGGCAGGAAAGATTCTTAGGACATACAGCCGAGTGGGGAGCCATGGCCTTTGCAACCGTGCACGTGTGGGCGATGCAGAATAG
- the LOC119453771 gene encoding zinc finger protein 239-like isoform X1 has protein sequence MNRQLLQARRLSDVAESGAVDEALQQERSEKVACPAVARGQTSQTAAVLSSSCQELPTTGTKRKRGSATMTDSKKIPDSIGACSTKLRGKDAAVTSWECHVCQKILCSRWYLRAHMRVHAGTEPHACTVCGKKFALKGSLVLHNRMHTGEKPHKCSLCPAAFAHSANLNKHVLTHSGERPHECEECGRKFATRSHLVTHTRTHTGEQPWACEECGRRFSVRSNLVCHLRLHSGERPYVCHLCPATFSQKSHLNTHIRAHTQEKPYECQLCLKKFARHENVMSHVHRAHYAENPSTKAVSLSPSSACTPWAGKILRTYSRVGSHGLCNRARVGDAE, from the exons ATGAACCGGCAGCTACTACAGGCGAGGCGTTTGTCCGACGTTGCGGAGAGTGGCGCC GTTGACGAAGCTTTGCAGCAGGAAAGGAGCGAGAAAGTTGCG TGTCCAGCTGTGGCCAGAGGGCAAACTTCTCAAACAGCAGCCGTGCTGTCTAGCTCTTGCCAAGAATTGCCAACAACTGGGACGAAAAGGAAACGAGGTTCTGCCACCATGACTGACAGCAAAAA GATTCCGGACAGCATCGGAGCATGTAGCACCAAGCTAAGAGGCAAGGATGCGGCCGTTACATCCTGGGAGTGCCACGTGTGCCAGAAGATCCTGTGCTCCAGATGGTACCTCCGTGCTCACATGAGGGTGCACGCAGGCACAGAGCCGCATGCTTGCACCGTGTGTGGCAAGAAATTCGCTCTGAAAGGGTCTTTAGTTCTGCACAATCGCATGCACACGGGTGAAAAGCCTCATAAATGTTCACTGTGCCCCGCGGCATTTGCTCACAGTGCCAATCTGAACAAACACGTCTTGACCCACAGCGGGGAGAGACCACACGAGTGCGAAGAGTGCGGCCGGAAATTTGCTACGCGATCACATCTTGTGACCCACACCCGTACGCACACCGGCGAGCAGCCTTGGGCGTGTGAAGAGTGCGGCAGGAGGTTCTCCGTCCGGTCCAACCTGGTGTGCCACCTGCGGTTGCACAGCGGAGAGCGGCCGTACGTCTGCCACTTGTGTCCAGCCACTTTCTCTCAAAAGAGTCACCTCAACACTCACATCCGTGCGCACACGCAAGAAAAACCCTACGAGTGCCAACTTTGTCTGAAGAAATTTGCTCGGCATGAGAATGTTATGAGCCACGTGCACAGGGCACACTACGCAGAGAATCCCAGCACCAAGGCGGTGTCTCTCTCACCGAGCAGCGCCTGCACGCCGTGGGCAGGAAAGATTCTTAGGACATACAGCCGAGTGGGGAGCCATGGCCTTTGCAACCGTGCACGTGTGGGCGATGCAGAATAG